The proteins below are encoded in one region of Xenopus laevis strain J_2021 chromosome 8L, Xenopus_laevis_v10.1, whole genome shotgun sequence:
- the ncstn.L gene encoding nicastrin isoform X2: MAVPAACCVRRMGDAYRVWRCLGLVAALLAVVCRGNSVERKIYISLNSTSPCVRLLNATHQVGCQSSKSGDTGVIHVVEQEEELQWVLESGPNPPYMVVLEAHLFTRESMQKLKGSSRVSGVAVILSKTSPASGFSPDPPCPNDGFGLYTSDHGSQYAHCNNITWNPLGTGLSYEEFQFPIFLLREENETEVIRQCYRDHNMPQNGSAPQYPLCAMQLSSFMYGVTNTVTCMRRNSLQSSFSISAGVCDSIIVHNVWSSLRPINTTGTIPPEEQLVVAAARADGHSFFWNLAPGADSAVSGFVTLLAAAEALHKLNDTQDLPRNIMFVLFQGEIYDYIGSSRMVYDMEKGHFPVSLGNIHSFVELNQVALRNDSYLWIHTDPISKNNETVNATVQEVVDSLVSASHGSNVTVQEVDHSQPLPPASLQRFLRARNIPGVVLTDHRAAYSNRYYHSVYDTADNIHMRYPEGLTKEEQLQYITDTARSLADVATVLANSLYRLAGGKSTAEIKADPKTVTQMLYGFLKMSNNSWFQSIIKAEWRSALDNGPLQYYMTGTIKSNLREPNHPASLLLSVLANLTGTVMNLTNDECQNPEKIDDPKKELYSYTWVQGPLDGNTTSRRPYCVRSSIRSHVAESPAFELDQWDSTEYSTWTESRWKDIKARIFLVPSRELEVITLVVGIAVLLVSLVTTYFINAKAAILFTNSQDSEVAY, encoded by the exons ATGGCCGTCCCGGCTGCTTGTTGTGTGAGGAGGATGGGCGATGCTTATCGGGTGTGGAGGTGCTTGGGACTTGTCGCGGCTCTGCTGGCCG tTGTGTGCAGGGGGAATTCAGTGGAGAGGAAGATCTACATCTCGCTGAACAGCACCTCGCCTTGCGTCCGACTGCTAAATGCCACCCACCAGGTGGGCTGCCAGT CTTCTAAGAGCGGTGACACCGGGGTGATCCATGTGGTGGAGCAAGAGGAGGAGCTTCAGTGGGTGCTGGAGAGCGGCCCTAATCCCCCCTACATGGTGGTGTTGGAAGCCCATCTCTTTACCAG GGAAAGCATGCAGAAATTAAAGGGGAGCTCACGTGTGTCTGGTGTTGCAGTTATCCTTTCCAAAACAAGTCCTGCTTCTGGATTCTCCCCCGATCCCCCGTGTCCAAATGATGGTTTTG GGTTGTACACCAGTGACCATGGCTCCCAGTATGCCCACTGCAACAATATCACATGGAACCCGCTTGGGACTGGGCTTTCCTATGAAGAATTCCAGTTCCCGATTTTCCTGCTCCGTGAAGAAAATGAAACCGAGGTCATAAGGCAG TGTTACAGAGATCACAACATGCCTCAGAACGGGAGCGCCCCCCAGTACCCCCTCTGTGCCATGCAGCTTTCCTCGTTTATGTACGGAGTCACCAACACGGTCACCTGCATGCGGCGCAACTCCCTCCAGTCATCGTTTAGCATAAGCGCTG GAGTGTGCGATTCGATCATTGTGCACAACGTGTGGAGCTCCCTGAGGCCCATCAATACGACCGGCACAATCCCGCCGGAGGAGCAGCTAGTAGTGGCTGCCGCAAGA GCTGACGGTCACTCCTTCTTTTGGAATCTGGCTCCGGGGGCAGACAGCGCAGTGTCGGGGTTTGTGACCCTTCTGGCTGCGGCGGAAGCTCTTCACAAACTAAACGACACTCAGGATTTGCCACGGAATATAATGTTCGTCCTTTTTCAAGGG GAAATCTACGACTATATTGGCAGTTCCAGGATGGTGTATGACATGGAAAAAGGCCACTTCCCTGTCTCACTGGGGAACATCCATTCATTTGTTGAACTGAACCAG GTGGCGCTGAGAAATGACTCCTACTTGTGGATTCACACCGATCCCATCTCCAAGAATAACGAGACCGTGAATGCGACG GTACAAGAGGTGGTCGACTCGCTAGTGAGTGCAAGTCATGGTTCCAATGTGACGGTACAAGAAGTTGACCACTCGCAGCCCCTCCCTCCTGCTTCCTTGCAGCGATTCCTTAGGGCGCGGAACATCCCCGGAGTTGTACTTACCGATCACAGAGCTGCTTACAGCAACAG ATATTATCACAGCGTATACGACACAGCTGATAACATCCACATGAGATATCCAGAAGGGCTGACCAAAGAAGAACAGCTGCAATATATCACCGATACGGCTCGG TCTCTTGCAGATGTTGCCACCGTGCTTGCCAACTCTCTGTACAGGCTGGCTGGAGGGAAGAGCACAGCGGAAATAAAGGCCGACCCCAAAACC GTCACACAGATGTTATACGGCTTCTTAAAGATGTCCAACAACAGCTGGTTCCAGTCCATCATCAAAGCAGAATGGAGAAGTGCTCTGG ATAACGGGCCGTTGCAGTATTATATGACGGGCACAATAAAGAGTAACTTGAGGGAACCCAATCATCCCGCCAGCCTCCTGCTCTCTGTGTTGGCCAACCTCACTGGAACGGTGATGAACCTGACGAATGACGAATGTCAGAACCCAGAGAAGATTGACGATCCCAAGAAAGAA TTGTACAGTTACACTTGGGTGCAGGGCCCTTTAGATGGTAACACAACATCCAGACGGCCATATTGTGTGAGGAGCTCCATTCGTAGTCACGTGGCAGAGTCTCCAGCCTTCGAGTTGGACCAATGGGATTCCACTGAATACTCCACTTGGACAGAGAGTCGTTGGAAGGATATCAAGGCCCGCATTTTCTTGGTGCCCAGTCGTGAGCTGGAG
- the ncstn.L gene encoding nicastrin isoform X1, whose amino-acid sequence MAVPAACCVRRMGDAYRVWRCLGLVAALLAVVCRGNSVERKIYISLNSTSPCVRLLNATHQVGCQSSKSGDTGVIHVVEQEEELQWVLESGPNPPYMVVLEAHLFTRESMQKLKGSSRVSGVAVILSKTSPASGFSPDPPCPNDGFGLYTSDHGSQYAHCNNITWNPLGTGLSYEEFQFPIFLLREENETEVIRQCYRDHNMPQNGSAPQYPLCAMQLSSFMYGVTNTVTCMRRNSLQSSFSISAEGVCDSIIVHNVWSSLRPINTTGTIPPEEQLVVAAARADGHSFFWNLAPGADSAVSGFVTLLAAAEALHKLNDTQDLPRNIMFVLFQGEIYDYIGSSRMVYDMEKGHFPVSLGNIHSFVELNQVALRNDSYLWIHTDPISKNNETVNATVQEVVDSLVSASHGSNVTVQEVDHSQPLPPASLQRFLRARNIPGVVLTDHRAAYSNRYYHSVYDTADNIHMRYPEGLTKEEQLQYITDTARSLADVATVLANSLYRLAGGKSTAEIKADPKTVTQMLYGFLKMSNNSWFQSIIKAEWRSALDNGPLQYYMTGTIKSNLREPNHPASLLLSVLANLTGTVMNLTNDECQNPEKIDDPKKELYSYTWVQGPLDGNTTSRRPYCVRSSIRSHVAESPAFELDQWDSTEYSTWTESRWKDIKARIFLVPSRELEVITLVVGIAVLLVSLVTTYFINAKAAILFTNSQDSEVAY is encoded by the exons ATGGCCGTCCCGGCTGCTTGTTGTGTGAGGAGGATGGGCGATGCTTATCGGGTGTGGAGGTGCTTGGGACTTGTCGCGGCTCTGCTGGCCG tTGTGTGCAGGGGGAATTCAGTGGAGAGGAAGATCTACATCTCGCTGAACAGCACCTCGCCTTGCGTCCGACTGCTAAATGCCACCCACCAGGTGGGCTGCCAGT CTTCTAAGAGCGGTGACACCGGGGTGATCCATGTGGTGGAGCAAGAGGAGGAGCTTCAGTGGGTGCTGGAGAGCGGCCCTAATCCCCCCTACATGGTGGTGTTGGAAGCCCATCTCTTTACCAG GGAAAGCATGCAGAAATTAAAGGGGAGCTCACGTGTGTCTGGTGTTGCAGTTATCCTTTCCAAAACAAGTCCTGCTTCTGGATTCTCCCCCGATCCCCCGTGTCCAAATGATGGTTTTG GGTTGTACACCAGTGACCATGGCTCCCAGTATGCCCACTGCAACAATATCACATGGAACCCGCTTGGGACTGGGCTTTCCTATGAAGAATTCCAGTTCCCGATTTTCCTGCTCCGTGAAGAAAATGAAACCGAGGTCATAAGGCAG TGTTACAGAGATCACAACATGCCTCAGAACGGGAGCGCCCCCCAGTACCCCCTCTGTGCCATGCAGCTTTCCTCGTTTATGTACGGAGTCACCAACACGGTCACCTGCATGCGGCGCAACTCCCTCCAGTCATCGTTTAGCATAAGCGCTG AAGGAGTGTGCGATTCGATCATTGTGCACAACGTGTGGAGCTCCCTGAGGCCCATCAATACGACCGGCACAATCCCGCCGGAGGAGCAGCTAGTAGTGGCTGCCGCAAGA GCTGACGGTCACTCCTTCTTTTGGAATCTGGCTCCGGGGGCAGACAGCGCAGTGTCGGGGTTTGTGACCCTTCTGGCTGCGGCGGAAGCTCTTCACAAACTAAACGACACTCAGGATTTGCCACGGAATATAATGTTCGTCCTTTTTCAAGGG GAAATCTACGACTATATTGGCAGTTCCAGGATGGTGTATGACATGGAAAAAGGCCACTTCCCTGTCTCACTGGGGAACATCCATTCATTTGTTGAACTGAACCAG GTGGCGCTGAGAAATGACTCCTACTTGTGGATTCACACCGATCCCATCTCCAAGAATAACGAGACCGTGAATGCGACG GTACAAGAGGTGGTCGACTCGCTAGTGAGTGCAAGTCATGGTTCCAATGTGACGGTACAAGAAGTTGACCACTCGCAGCCCCTCCCTCCTGCTTCCTTGCAGCGATTCCTTAGGGCGCGGAACATCCCCGGAGTTGTACTTACCGATCACAGAGCTGCTTACAGCAACAG ATATTATCACAGCGTATACGACACAGCTGATAACATCCACATGAGATATCCAGAAGGGCTGACCAAAGAAGAACAGCTGCAATATATCACCGATACGGCTCGG TCTCTTGCAGATGTTGCCACCGTGCTTGCCAACTCTCTGTACAGGCTGGCTGGAGGGAAGAGCACAGCGGAAATAAAGGCCGACCCCAAAACC GTCACACAGATGTTATACGGCTTCTTAAAGATGTCCAACAACAGCTGGTTCCAGTCCATCATCAAAGCAGAATGGAGAAGTGCTCTGG ATAACGGGCCGTTGCAGTATTATATGACGGGCACAATAAAGAGTAACTTGAGGGAACCCAATCATCCCGCCAGCCTCCTGCTCTCTGTGTTGGCCAACCTCACTGGAACGGTGATGAACCTGACGAATGACGAATGTCAGAACCCAGAGAAGATTGACGATCCCAAGAAAGAA TTGTACAGTTACACTTGGGTGCAGGGCCCTTTAGATGGTAACACAACATCCAGACGGCCATATTGTGTGAGGAGCTCCATTCGTAGTCACGTGGCAGAGTCTCCAGCCTTCGAGTTGGACCAATGGGATTCCACTGAATACTCCACTTGGACAGAGAGTCGTTGGAAGGATATCAAGGCCCGCATTTTCTTGGTGCCCAGTCGTGAGCTGGAG